From Patescibacteria group bacterium:
TCCAAGTGCTGGAAAAAGCTGGTGGAAATCGTGTTCGTCAGGTAGTCCCTGTTCTAGCACGTCTTGGCATCTTGGCAGTTGCGTAAAGACATATACCTGTGATGATAGACCTGCAAGTTCAACAGTAGTCTCTGATAACTGTACCCAGTGGTCAGGCTCAGGAAGTAATAGAGGATTTTCTATTTCTAGAGGTACCTGTGCTGTGAATAGTTCTTGCGGAAATCAAAGCATCAGCTGTTCGCAGCACGGAACCGGAAGCCCCGTTACCGTCACAGCAGGCGACGGAACTGTAGCTAGATACTTCTCATTTATACCGGGTTCAGTCCCCACAAAGGATGTGTATAAGGATGATATTAAGGGGTACTATATTGCGATGAAGAATAATATCTGGGAATATCTCTGGCCAGGAGGCACTCCATCTACGTTTGCCAGCTTAGATTCTGCCGATTGGAATTGTGATGCTTCTACTCCTACGGCTCCTACGGCAAATTGTTATAGGACTGGTAAGAATCTGGCTAAGGTTGATTATACCCGCGGCATGGATTTGGATACAGAATCCACTCTCTCAATATATTCTTTAGATGGCATTACAGAAAAGTTCCCACCCTGTGCAGAGAAACCATGGATGAAGATTATTCCGGTGTATAATTCGTCCAATAAACTCCTTGGTTTTAAGGGTGCACTCTGTGGTAAGGTGAACGATACAGATAAATGGTTTAAGTTCAAAATCCGCATCGACTTGAAGCATTCCTATACCTACACTCGCGTTGAAACGCGGAGAGTGCGACAAGAGAAAAATTTCTGCGCTGAATTCGCCGAAGGGATAAAAAGAGATGGTGAAAATGCACGTGCAATCCCAGTGGGAAGAATTCCCGGAGCAGGCTGGACAGCGCGAGGGCTTACTATTGTACCAAGTTTGAAAGCAGGCGTTTTTGGAAGTGCAGATGGCCAAAAGGGCGCGGATTATTATGTGCGGCGGACCTATACGGCTACTCGCAAAGAAGATGTCGCAATGGATAATGCTGGATCGCTTCAGGCGGCATCAGCAAGTGATTCCTATTCTGTACCCTATGCTGTTACATCATCAGAGATTGAACTTTCAAGCAATGCATCCGATGGTCATTTCTTAGCAATCAATAATATACGCACCCAACAGAGAATCGCGCGCCTCTACACTATTTATCAGCTTGGTTTTACAACAAACGACACTGTTTCTGCGCCAACATCATACGCGGTTGTATCTGGTGATGGGCGGATTGCAAGCTATTGGAGTGAATCACAGCGTATAGCTGGGCCAGAATACCCCCATATCAGTCGCGGCGTGTGCAGTAACAATCAAAATAAAATATGTACCGCAAATGACCAGTGCGGAGAAGGAATCAAATGTTCAGTTCCTACGGAAAATACCTTTAACTTTGTCATACCTCGCGAATCGTCAAATCAGCAGCAAGCAACCCTGTCTTTCTATGGATGGGCAGGAGGATCGCAAGAGCCATTGCGTCGCTTAAGCATTAGCTGGGGAGATAAAAAGGTTTGCAGCAATAATCAAAGTGGAATTTGTGCAACCGATAGTCAATGTGGTAGCGGGAATACATGCAGTGTCCCAGTGTGGACGGACTGGGTAAACACAGTTCCCGATGGAGATAATAAGGATGGTTTTGAAGGACACAATCCAAACTTTGCTAGTCAGACAAATGCGTTCAGGTTTACCCATACGTATTCCCGTTCATTTTGGTCGGGGCACAAGGGAGTGGTAAACAGTATCCCTGTCTGCGTTGCAATCCAAGACAATTGGTACACACTCAATGAAGTGTGTCGAAAGTACTACCTTAGTGGTGACGGCTTTGTTGCAAACGATGGTGACTGGTACACTTCATCGCAGCGTAGGGTATGGGATGGCAGCGGAGCAAAGCCAACGCCGTAGGATTGACCACTAGTGTGTGCAGTGGTAGTATGGAGATATATGAAAAGAAAAGCAGTAAGAAAAATTCACAGGTTTGTTGATCAATATCCAGTTGTTGTTTATAAGGACGTCATAAAGGGATATTGGGTTTCCTGTCCTGTTTTTCAGGGTTGTTATAGCCAGGGCGAAACGATTGACGAAGCGTTAGAGGGTATTCGTGAAGCGATTGTGCTTTGTAAAGATGATTTATCAGAAAAAGCTACACATTATAGTGGAAAAAATATAAGCCTCCATTTTGTACAAGCGTAAATATGGGGATTTTGCGCGGTATTTCCGGACGTGAAGCTATCAAAAGATTTTCTAAACTTGGTTATGTAGTAGTCGGTCAAAACGGTAGTCATGTACGACTTCGGCATAGCATTAATTCCATACAACATCGTTCACTTACTATTCCAATGAAGAAAGAGTTGAAAATCGGACTTCTTCATCAACTCATTCAAGATGCGGGCAGTAATGTTAAGGACTTTTTAGAACTCTAGGAAATAGAAGTTATACACCTTTTAAAAGGCGTTTTTGTGCTATACTGATGATGTAAAGCTTGTAGTTATATCCACAGAAATGAGCCTTCGAATCGGGAAGCCAAATAAGCTCATCATAACTACACTCCTTTTTGCTATTGGAGTGGGAGTTTTTGTTTTTGTGCTGCATGGCGCGAATGTGTTTGCACAAGGTTTTGATATCGGCCAAGCATTGCGTACGGCAATCGGAACGGTGCTAGAATCAACAATCAACCTTCTGACGCGAGGTATTGGATTTATCATGTTTAAGATGGTTGCTCTTCTTGTGCTTGTAGGGCAGTACAATGATTTTATCAATGCTCCTGCTGTTACAAAGGGGTGGGTGCTTGCTCGGGATGTCATGAACATGTTTTTTGTCATTGTGCTTTTGGTCATTGCAATCGGCACGATTTTACAGAAAAAAGACCTTGCGTACCAGGCAATGCTGCCCCGCCTCATCATTACTGCCATTGTCATTAATTTTTCCAAAACAATCTGCGGGCTCCTCATCGATGCATCACAGATTTTTATGCTGACATTCTTTGGCGCTATTGCAAGCGCTTCGGGAGCAAATTTTGCCGTGTTAGCCGGTATCCCAAGTATTTTTTCAAAAGGTGCAGCCGGAGCATGCGGAGTTGATGCGCTAGGAGGAGCAGTTCAAGATATATTTACTTCACTGTTCTCATTTATTTGGGCGCTGGTGATGATCGTTATAGCTACGATTGTCATTGGAGCCCTTCTCATCATGCTTGTCGTTCGCATCGTTACTCTTTGGTTTTTGGTCATTCTGTCCCCGGTAGCTTTCTTCTTTATTGGTTTAAAACAGATAGATACTCAGGGAATCGGAAAGACATGGTCGAATGAGTTCATGAAACAGATTTTCTTCGGCCCTGCCGTAGGATTTTTCCTCTGGCTTTCACTGGCTGTCACGCAGGATGAGGCATACAAGGATTCCGGGACATCGGCAACGGGCGGAGATATTCGGAAATCAAGCATGGTTGGAGCGCTTGGACCAACATTTAAAACGCAACTGGCAGGAGTAACGATACAAACCGGTGTGGATGCAAATTGTTCAGAGACGAGCTCGATGGGTACCGGCGGAATCATGAGTACGTTGATTGGTATGGGACTTCTGATCGGCACGCTTGTTGTCGCCGGCCAGACGAGCAACAAAGCCGGCAACGCTGTGAGCGGCTTTGCCATGGGCGTGATCAAAGGCGACAAGATGAAGTTCACCCCGTGGGCAATGGCAAAACAAGGCGTCAAAGAACAGATGGGCCGAACAAGCGAAGCTCTCCAGTCAAAACAAAATCTTGGCTTAAGTAAAGTAATTAATTTTGCAAGGAAGAAAGCGGGCATGCAACCCATCGAGACGCGCGCAGGGGCTAAGCATGCCGATTATGAAGCAAAAAAGAAAGAGGAAGAAACAAGTATTTCCAAAAAAGCAGGTAAGTTTAATGAACTTACTACCTCAGAGCGTGAGGCCCGTGCGAATAGGACAGCGGGCATTCCCCATGTCAAATCGCTTGAAGCAGAAAGAGATAAAGCGCAAAGAGATAGTGCTGCTGCGAGAGCGAGTGGGGGTATCATGGGCAACAGGAAAGCAGATATTCTTGACAAGGAGGTTACTCGTTTGAATGAGGAGATTTTGAAGGCTCGCCATAAAGATCCTCAAGCGATAAAGGAACAACGTGATCGGGCAATCGAACGCGGTGATCTACCAGAGGCTGGTCGCTTGGATGTGGCGCTTAACGAGGCAATAGCAGATGCGCGTAAGACAAAGCCGCAAAACGGACAGGATCTTGCCACTCTTGTCGAGATGATGCTGAAAAACAAAGAACTTGATGCAACAAATGTTAACCATCAAGAAATGGTTAATAAGGTTTTGGAATATCGCAAGGATGATCCGAAGGGATTGCAAGCATTTAATGATGAATTAATGAAAGAGAATCCGAGAATGTATCTTGAGACGACACTCAGTGATTTGAAGTCGACGGATCCGGAAAAGAAGCAAAAAGCTGATGAAAAGTTTGTCGAAATGGAGAAGTTGGGCAAGCTCGATGCAGCAAAAGTCCGTGGCAAGAGAACGGCACAGGAGACGCGAGACGCTCTTGATGATACCTCCGTTTCTGATATGGAGAAACTGAAACTCATGCAGACTATGGCCGAACGCGGTGAACTTCGTGAGGGGGATCTTTCTAAAGTAAAAGGCGTGGATGAATTGATGAAGACCCAAGGTATGTTGGATCAGCGGAAGGCGTTCCGAGAAAATCTCCAGAAAACAAATTCAAAACTTCATTTCGAAGTTGCATACAATAAACAAGTTCCAGATACTCGACCGGGGGCAGCTCCCAATGCCATGATGAATATAATGGAGAAAGAAAATTTTGAACAAATGTTAAATGATTATAAAGCAGGAAAATATGATCCTGCGACCTTGACAAAAGAGCAAAGCGATTTAATGGATGGTAATGCTGATTTTAACACAGCTTTGAAAGATATTCTTAATGTAAAACAAAGAGAACAATTCTTGACTAAAGCACATGAAG
This genomic window contains:
- a CDS encoding type II toxin-antitoxin system HicB family antitoxin, producing the protein MKRKAVRKIHRFVDQYPVVVYKDVIKGYWVSCPVFQGCYSQGETIDEALEGIREAIVLCKDDLSEKATHYSGKNISLHFVQA
- a CDS encoding type II toxin-antitoxin system HicA family toxin, producing the protein MGILRGISGREAIKRFSKLGYVVVGQNGSHVRLRHSINSIQHRSLTIPMKKELKIGLLHQLIQDAGSNVKDFLEL